A stretch of Rhinopithecus roxellana isolate Shanxi Qingling chromosome 12, ASM756505v1, whole genome shotgun sequence DNA encodes these proteins:
- the TNFRSF25 gene encoding tumor necrosis factor receptor superfamily member 25 isoform X7, with amino-acid sequence MAGGAEAEKEVTCPGSTLKWFSGLGRESGWGPGCSSILCAWSQQAAQRFSCSPRPFRCCQMSSGLGRAEGAPGRTRLASGGPAFPRPPGGPFSTARGGPCGRGSEGGTTTGGAHGAGKPLGPRRRAERGAEGHGAAAAGLRSGGSGVYGHYLKAPCTEPCGNSTCLMCPQDTFLAWENHHNSECARCQACDEQASQVALENCSAVADTRCGCKPGWFVECQVSQCVSSSPFYCQPCLDCRALHRHTRLLCSRRDTDCGTCLPGFYEHGDGCVSCPTSTLGSCPERCAAVCGWRQSRWCAGNASGRTGMGRGEAGEGGLPPNTHQLLSVFWVQVLLAGLVVPLLLGATLTYTYRHCWPHKPMVTADEAGMEALTPPPYLLTAVRRSAPSSWWATAVPLATPRPRRRSTRR; translated from the exons ATGGCTGGGGGCGCGGAGGCGGAGAAAGAAGTCACTTGCCCTGGTTCTACCTTGAAGTGGTTCTCAGGGTTGGGGCGAGAGTCGGGGTGGGGACCGGGATGCAGCTCCATCCTGTGTGCCTGGTCGCAGCAGGCAGCCCAGCGCTTCTCCTGTTCTCCTCGGCCTTTCCGCTGCTGCCAAATGAGTTCAGGTCTAGGCCGAGCCGAGGGGGCACCCGGTCGGACTCGGTTGGCCTCGGGCGGCCCCGCCTTCCCCCGCCCCCCAGGCGGGCCCTTCTCGACGGCGCGGGGCGGGCCCTGCGGGCGCGGGAGTGAAGGCGGAACCACGACGGGCGGAGCGCACGGAGCCGGGAAGCCCCTGGGCCCCCGTCGGAGGGCCGAGCGCGGCGCCGAGGGCCATGGAGCAGCGGCCGCGGGGCTCCGCAGCGGTGGCAGCGGTGTCTACG GGCACTACCTGAAGGCCCCTTGCACGGAGCCCTGTGGCAACTCCACCTGCCTTATGTGTCCCCAAGATACCTTCTTGGCCTGGGAGAACCACCATAATTCTGAATGTGCCCGCTGCCAAGCCTGTGATGAGCAGG CCTCCCAGGTGGCGCTGGAGAACTGTTCAGCTGTGGCCGACACCCGCTGTGGCTGTAAGCCAGGCTGGTTTGTGGAGTGCCAGGTCAGCCAATGTGTCAGCAGTTCACCCTTCTACTGCCAACCATGCCTAGACTGCAGGGCCCTGCACCGCCACACACGGCTACTCT GTTCTCGCAGAGATACTGACTGTGGGACCTGCCTGCCTGGCTTCTATGAACACGGCGATGGCTGCGTGTCCTGCCCCAC GAGCACCCTGGGGAGCTGTCCAGAGCGCTGTGCCGCTGTCTGTGGCTGGAGGCAGAGTAGGTGGTGTGCTGGGAATGCGAGTGGGAGAACTGGGATGGGCCGAGGGGAGGCGGGTGAGGGGGGGCTACCACCCAACACCCACCAGCTGCTTTCAGTGTTCTGGGTCCAGGTGCTCCTGGCTGGCCTTGTGGTTCCCCTCCTGCTTGGGGCCACCCTGACCTACACATACCGCCACTGCTGGCCTCACAAGCCCATGGTTACTG CAGATGAAGCTGGGATGGAGGCTCTGACCCCACCACCG TACCTCCTGACAGCAGTGAGAAGATCCGCACCGTCCAGTTGGTGGGCAACAGCTGTACCCCTGGCTACCCCCAGACCCAGGAGGCGCTCTACCCGCAGGTGA
- the TNFRSF25 gene encoding tumor necrosis factor receptor superfamily member 25 isoform X5 produces MEQRPRGSAAVAAVSTALLLVLLGARAQGGTHSPRCDCAGDFHKKIGLFCCRGCPAGHYLKAPCTEPCGNSTCLMCPQDTFLAWENHHNSECARCQACDEQASQVALENCSAVADTRCGCKPGWFVECQVSQCVSSSPFYCQPCLDCRALHRHTRLLCSRRDTDCGTCLPGFYEHGDGCVSCPTSTLGSCPERCAAVCGWRQSRWCAGNASGRTGMGRGEAGEGGLPPNTHQLLSVFWVQVLLAGLVVPLLLGATLTYTYRHCWPHKPMVTADEAGMEALTPPPATHLSPSDNAHTLLVPPDSSEKIRTVQLVGNSCTPGYPQTQEALYPQVTWSWDQLPNRALGPAPAPTLLPESPVGSPAMMLQPGPQLYDVMDAVPARRWKEFVRTLGLREAEIEAVEVEIGRFRDQQYEMLKRWRQQQPAGLGAVYAALERMGLDGCAEDLRSRLQRGP; encoded by the exons ATGGAGCAGCGGCCGCGGGGCTCCGCAGCGGTGGCAGCGGTGTCTACG GCGCTCCTCCTGGTGCTGCTGGGGGCCCGGGCCCAGGGCGGCACACATAGCCCCAGGTGTGACTGTGCCGGTGACTTCCACAAGAAGATTGGTCTGTTTTGTTGCAGGGGCTGCCCAGCGG GGCACTACCTGAAGGCCCCTTGCACGGAGCCCTGTGGCAACTCCACCTGCCTTATGTGTCCCCAAGATACCTTCTTGGCCTGGGAGAACCACCATAATTCTGAATGTGCCCGCTGCCAAGCCTGTGATGAGCAGG CCTCCCAGGTGGCGCTGGAGAACTGTTCAGCTGTGGCCGACACCCGCTGTGGCTGTAAGCCAGGCTGGTTTGTGGAGTGCCAGGTCAGCCAATGTGTCAGCAGTTCACCCTTCTACTGCCAACCATGCCTAGACTGCAGGGCCCTGCACCGCCACACACGGCTACTCT GTTCTCGCAGAGATACTGACTGTGGGACCTGCCTGCCTGGCTTCTATGAACACGGCGATGGCTGCGTGTCCTGCCCCAC GAGCACCCTGGGGAGCTGTCCAGAGCGCTGTGCCGCTGTCTGTGGCTGGAGGCAGAGTAGGTGGTGTGCTGGGAATGCGAGTGGGAGAACTGGGATGGGCCGAGGGGAGGCGGGTGAGGGGGGGCTACCACCCAACACCCACCAGCTGCTTTCAGTGTTCTGGGTCCAGGTGCTCCTGGCTGGCCTTGTGGTTCCCCTCCTGCTTGGGGCCACCCTGACCTACACATACCGCCACTGCTGGCCTCACAAGCCCATGGTTACTG CAGATGAAGCTGGGATGGAGGCTCTGACCCCACCACCG GCCACCCATCTGTCACCCTCCGACAATGCCCACACCCTTCTAGTACCTCCTGACAGCAGTGAGAAGATCCGCACCGTCCAGTTGGTGGGCAACAGCTGTACCCCTGGCTACCCCCAGACCCAGGAGGCGCTCTACCCGCAGGTGACTTGGTCCTGGGACCAGTTGCCCAACAGAGCTCTTG GCCCCGCTCCCGCGCCCACACTCTTGCCGGAGTCCCCAGTCGGCTCGCCCGCCATGATGCTGCAGCCGGGCCCGCAGCTCTACGACGTGATGGACGCTGTGCCAGCGCGGCGCTGGAAGGAGTTCGTGCGCACGCTGGGGCTGCGCGAGGCGGAGATCGAAGCCGTGGAGGTGGAGATCGGCCGCTTCCGAGACCAGCAGTACGAGATGCTCAAGCGCTGGCGCCAGCAGCAGCCCGCGGGCCTGGGCGCCGTCTACGCGGCCCTGGAGCGCATGGGGCTGGACGGCTGCGCAGAGGACTTGCGCAGCCGCCTGCAGCGCGGCCCGTGA
- the TNFRSF25 gene encoding tumor necrosis factor receptor superfamily member 25 isoform X3, with translation MAGGAEAEKEVTCPGSTLKWFSGLGRESGWGPGCSSILCAWSQQAAQRFSCSPRPFRCCQMSSGLGRAEGAPGRTRLASGGPAFPRPPGGPFSTARGGPCGRGSEGGTTTGGAHGAGKPLGPRRRAERGAEGHGAAAAGLRSGGSGVYGHYLKAPCTEPCGNSTCLMCPQDTFLAWENHHNSECARCQACDEQASQVALENCSAVADTRCGCKPGWFVECQVSQCVSSSPFYCQPCLDCRALHRHTRLLCSRRDTDCGTCLPGFYEHGDGCVSCPTSTLGSCPERCAAVCGWRQMFWVQVLLAGLVVPLLLGATLTYTYRHCWPHKPMVTADEAGMEALTPPPATHLSPSDNAHTLLVPPDSSEKIRTVQLVGNSCTPGYPQTQEALYPQVTWSWDQLPNRALGPAPAPTLLPESPVGSPAMMLQPGPQLYDVMDAVPARRWKEFVRTLGLREAEIEAVEVEIGRFRDQQYEMLKRWRQQQPAGLGAVYAALERMGLDGCAEDLRSRLQRGP, from the exons ATGGCTGGGGGCGCGGAGGCGGAGAAAGAAGTCACTTGCCCTGGTTCTACCTTGAAGTGGTTCTCAGGGTTGGGGCGAGAGTCGGGGTGGGGACCGGGATGCAGCTCCATCCTGTGTGCCTGGTCGCAGCAGGCAGCCCAGCGCTTCTCCTGTTCTCCTCGGCCTTTCCGCTGCTGCCAAATGAGTTCAGGTCTAGGCCGAGCCGAGGGGGCACCCGGTCGGACTCGGTTGGCCTCGGGCGGCCCCGCCTTCCCCCGCCCCCCAGGCGGGCCCTTCTCGACGGCGCGGGGCGGGCCCTGCGGGCGCGGGAGTGAAGGCGGAACCACGACGGGCGGAGCGCACGGAGCCGGGAAGCCCCTGGGCCCCCGTCGGAGGGCCGAGCGCGGCGCCGAGGGCCATGGAGCAGCGGCCGCGGGGCTCCGCAGCGGTGGCAGCGGTGTCTACG GGCACTACCTGAAGGCCCCTTGCACGGAGCCCTGTGGCAACTCCACCTGCCTTATGTGTCCCCAAGATACCTTCTTGGCCTGGGAGAACCACCATAATTCTGAATGTGCCCGCTGCCAAGCCTGTGATGAGCAGG CCTCCCAGGTGGCGCTGGAGAACTGTTCAGCTGTGGCCGACACCCGCTGTGGCTGTAAGCCAGGCTGGTTTGTGGAGTGCCAGGTCAGCCAATGTGTCAGCAGTTCACCCTTCTACTGCCAACCATGCCTAGACTGCAGGGCCCTGCACCGCCACACACGGCTACTCT GTTCTCGCAGAGATACTGACTGTGGGACCTGCCTGCCTGGCTTCTATGAACACGGCGATGGCTGCGTGTCCTGCCCCAC GAGCACCCTGGGGAGCTGTCCAGAGCGCTGTGCCGCTGTCTGTGGCTGGAGGCAGA TGTTCTGGGTCCAGGTGCTCCTGGCTGGCCTTGTGGTTCCCCTCCTGCTTGGGGCCACCCTGACCTACACATACCGCCACTGCTGGCCTCACAAGCCCATGGTTACTG CAGATGAAGCTGGGATGGAGGCTCTGACCCCACCACCG GCCACCCATCTGTCACCCTCCGACAATGCCCACACCCTTCTAGTACCTCCTGACAGCAGTGAGAAGATCCGCACCGTCCAGTTGGTGGGCAACAGCTGTACCCCTGGCTACCCCCAGACCCAGGAGGCGCTCTACCCGCAGGTGACTTGGTCCTGGGACCAGTTGCCCAACAGAGCTCTTG GCCCCGCTCCCGCGCCCACACTCTTGCCGGAGTCCCCAGTCGGCTCGCCCGCCATGATGCTGCAGCCGGGCCCGCAGCTCTACGACGTGATGGACGCTGTGCCAGCGCGGCGCTGGAAGGAGTTCGTGCGCACGCTGGGGCTGCGCGAGGCGGAGATCGAAGCCGTGGAGGTGGAGATCGGCCGCTTCCGAGACCAGCAGTACGAGATGCTCAAGCGCTGGCGCCAGCAGCAGCCCGCGGGCCTGGGCGCCGTCTACGCGGCCCTGGAGCGCATGGGGCTGGACGGCTGCGCAGAGGACTTGCGCAGCCGCCTGCAGCGCGGCCCGTGA
- the TNFRSF25 gene encoding tumor necrosis factor receptor superfamily member 25 isoform X4, translating into MAGGAEAEKEVTCPGSTLKWFSGLGRESGWGPGCSSILCAWSQQAAQRFSCSPRPFRCCQMSSGLGRAEGAPGRTRLASGGPAFPRPPGGPFSTARGGPCGRGSEGGTTTGGAHGAGKPLGPRRRAERGAEGHGAAAAGLRSGGSGVYGHYLKAPCTEPCGNSTCLMCPQDTFLAWENHHNSECARCQACDEQASQVALENCSAVADTRCGCKPGWFVECQVSQCVSSSPFYCQPCLDCRALHRHTRLLCSRRDTDCGTCLPGFYEHGDGCVSCPTSTLGSCPERCAAVCGWRQMFWVQVLLAGLVVPLLLGATLTYTYRHCWPHKPMVTDEAGMEALTPPPATHLSPSDNAHTLLVPPDSSEKIRTVQLVGNSCTPGYPQTQEALYPQVTWSWDQLPNRALGPAPAPTLLPESPVGSPAMMLQPGPQLYDVMDAVPARRWKEFVRTLGLREAEIEAVEVEIGRFRDQQYEMLKRWRQQQPAGLGAVYAALERMGLDGCAEDLRSRLQRGP; encoded by the exons ATGGCTGGGGGCGCGGAGGCGGAGAAAGAAGTCACTTGCCCTGGTTCTACCTTGAAGTGGTTCTCAGGGTTGGGGCGAGAGTCGGGGTGGGGACCGGGATGCAGCTCCATCCTGTGTGCCTGGTCGCAGCAGGCAGCCCAGCGCTTCTCCTGTTCTCCTCGGCCTTTCCGCTGCTGCCAAATGAGTTCAGGTCTAGGCCGAGCCGAGGGGGCACCCGGTCGGACTCGGTTGGCCTCGGGCGGCCCCGCCTTCCCCCGCCCCCCAGGCGGGCCCTTCTCGACGGCGCGGGGCGGGCCCTGCGGGCGCGGGAGTGAAGGCGGAACCACGACGGGCGGAGCGCACGGAGCCGGGAAGCCCCTGGGCCCCCGTCGGAGGGCCGAGCGCGGCGCCGAGGGCCATGGAGCAGCGGCCGCGGGGCTCCGCAGCGGTGGCAGCGGTGTCTACG GGCACTACCTGAAGGCCCCTTGCACGGAGCCCTGTGGCAACTCCACCTGCCTTATGTGTCCCCAAGATACCTTCTTGGCCTGGGAGAACCACCATAATTCTGAATGTGCCCGCTGCCAAGCCTGTGATGAGCAGG CCTCCCAGGTGGCGCTGGAGAACTGTTCAGCTGTGGCCGACACCCGCTGTGGCTGTAAGCCAGGCTGGTTTGTGGAGTGCCAGGTCAGCCAATGTGTCAGCAGTTCACCCTTCTACTGCCAACCATGCCTAGACTGCAGGGCCCTGCACCGCCACACACGGCTACTCT GTTCTCGCAGAGATACTGACTGTGGGACCTGCCTGCCTGGCTTCTATGAACACGGCGATGGCTGCGTGTCCTGCCCCAC GAGCACCCTGGGGAGCTGTCCAGAGCGCTGTGCCGCTGTCTGTGGCTGGAGGCAGA TGTTCTGGGTCCAGGTGCTCCTGGCTGGCCTTGTGGTTCCCCTCCTGCTTGGGGCCACCCTGACCTACACATACCGCCACTGCTGGCCTCACAAGCCCATGGTTACTG ATGAAGCTGGGATGGAGGCTCTGACCCCACCACCG GCCACCCATCTGTCACCCTCCGACAATGCCCACACCCTTCTAGTACCTCCTGACAGCAGTGAGAAGATCCGCACCGTCCAGTTGGTGGGCAACAGCTGTACCCCTGGCTACCCCCAGACCCAGGAGGCGCTCTACCCGCAGGTGACTTGGTCCTGGGACCAGTTGCCCAACAGAGCTCTTG GCCCCGCTCCCGCGCCCACACTCTTGCCGGAGTCCCCAGTCGGCTCGCCCGCCATGATGCTGCAGCCGGGCCCGCAGCTCTACGACGTGATGGACGCTGTGCCAGCGCGGCGCTGGAAGGAGTTCGTGCGCACGCTGGGGCTGCGCGAGGCGGAGATCGAAGCCGTGGAGGTGGAGATCGGCCGCTTCCGAGACCAGCAGTACGAGATGCTCAAGCGCTGGCGCCAGCAGCAGCCCGCGGGCCTGGGCGCCGTCTACGCGGCCCTGGAGCGCATGGGGCTGGACGGCTGCGCAGAGGACTTGCGCAGCCGCCTGCAGCGCGGCCCGTGA
- the TNFRSF25 gene encoding tumor necrosis factor receptor superfamily member 25 isoform X1, which yields MAGGAEAEKEVTCPGSTLKWFSGLGRESGWGPGCSSILCAWSQQAAQRFSCSPRPFRCCQMSSGLGRAEGAPGRTRLASGGPAFPRPPGGPFSTARGGPCGRGSEGGTTTGGAHGAGKPLGPRRRAERGAEGHGAAAAGLRSGGSGVYGHYLKAPCTEPCGNSTCLMCPQDTFLAWENHHNSECARCQACDEQASQVALENCSAVADTRCGCKPGWFVECQVSQCVSSSPFYCQPCLDCRALHRHTRLLCSRRDTDCGTCLPGFYEHGDGCVSCPTSTLGSCPERCAAVCGWRQSRWCAGNASGRTGMGRGEAGEGGLPPNTHQLLSVFWVQVLLAGLVVPLLLGATLTYTYRHCWPHKPMVTADEAGMEALTPPPATHLSPSDNAHTLLVPPDSSEKIRTVQLVGNSCTPGYPQTQEALYPQVTWSWDQLPNRALGPAPAPTLLPESPVGSPAMMLQPGPQLYDVMDAVPARRWKEFVRTLGLREAEIEAVEVEIGRFRDQQYEMLKRWRQQQPAGLGAVYAALERMGLDGCAEDLRSRLQRGP from the exons ATGGCTGGGGGCGCGGAGGCGGAGAAAGAAGTCACTTGCCCTGGTTCTACCTTGAAGTGGTTCTCAGGGTTGGGGCGAGAGTCGGGGTGGGGACCGGGATGCAGCTCCATCCTGTGTGCCTGGTCGCAGCAGGCAGCCCAGCGCTTCTCCTGTTCTCCTCGGCCTTTCCGCTGCTGCCAAATGAGTTCAGGTCTAGGCCGAGCCGAGGGGGCACCCGGTCGGACTCGGTTGGCCTCGGGCGGCCCCGCCTTCCCCCGCCCCCCAGGCGGGCCCTTCTCGACGGCGCGGGGCGGGCCCTGCGGGCGCGGGAGTGAAGGCGGAACCACGACGGGCGGAGCGCACGGAGCCGGGAAGCCCCTGGGCCCCCGTCGGAGGGCCGAGCGCGGCGCCGAGGGCCATGGAGCAGCGGCCGCGGGGCTCCGCAGCGGTGGCAGCGGTGTCTACG GGCACTACCTGAAGGCCCCTTGCACGGAGCCCTGTGGCAACTCCACCTGCCTTATGTGTCCCCAAGATACCTTCTTGGCCTGGGAGAACCACCATAATTCTGAATGTGCCCGCTGCCAAGCCTGTGATGAGCAGG CCTCCCAGGTGGCGCTGGAGAACTGTTCAGCTGTGGCCGACACCCGCTGTGGCTGTAAGCCAGGCTGGTTTGTGGAGTGCCAGGTCAGCCAATGTGTCAGCAGTTCACCCTTCTACTGCCAACCATGCCTAGACTGCAGGGCCCTGCACCGCCACACACGGCTACTCT GTTCTCGCAGAGATACTGACTGTGGGACCTGCCTGCCTGGCTTCTATGAACACGGCGATGGCTGCGTGTCCTGCCCCAC GAGCACCCTGGGGAGCTGTCCAGAGCGCTGTGCCGCTGTCTGTGGCTGGAGGCAGAGTAGGTGGTGTGCTGGGAATGCGAGTGGGAGAACTGGGATGGGCCGAGGGGAGGCGGGTGAGGGGGGGCTACCACCCAACACCCACCAGCTGCTTTCAGTGTTCTGGGTCCAGGTGCTCCTGGCTGGCCTTGTGGTTCCCCTCCTGCTTGGGGCCACCCTGACCTACACATACCGCCACTGCTGGCCTCACAAGCCCATGGTTACTG CAGATGAAGCTGGGATGGAGGCTCTGACCCCACCACCG GCCACCCATCTGTCACCCTCCGACAATGCCCACACCCTTCTAGTACCTCCTGACAGCAGTGAGAAGATCCGCACCGTCCAGTTGGTGGGCAACAGCTGTACCCCTGGCTACCCCCAGACCCAGGAGGCGCTCTACCCGCAGGTGACTTGGTCCTGGGACCAGTTGCCCAACAGAGCTCTTG GCCCCGCTCCCGCGCCCACACTCTTGCCGGAGTCCCCAGTCGGCTCGCCCGCCATGATGCTGCAGCCGGGCCCGCAGCTCTACGACGTGATGGACGCTGTGCCAGCGCGGCGCTGGAAGGAGTTCGTGCGCACGCTGGGGCTGCGCGAGGCGGAGATCGAAGCCGTGGAGGTGGAGATCGGCCGCTTCCGAGACCAGCAGTACGAGATGCTCAAGCGCTGGCGCCAGCAGCAGCCCGCGGGCCTGGGCGCCGTCTACGCGGCCCTGGAGCGCATGGGGCTGGACGGCTGCGCAGAGGACTTGCGCAGCCGCCTGCAGCGCGGCCCGTGA
- the TNFRSF25 gene encoding tumor necrosis factor receptor superfamily member 25 isoform X2 has protein sequence MAGGAEAEKEVTCPGSTLKWFSGLGRESGWGPGCSSILCAWSQQAAQRFSCSPRPFRCCQMSSGLGRAEGAPGRTRLASGGPAFPRPPGGPFSTARGGPCGRGSEGGTTTGGAHGAGKPLGPRRRAERGAEGHGAAAAGLRSGGSGVYGHYLKAPCTEPCGNSTCLMCPQDTFLAWENHHNSECARCQACDEQASQVALENCSAVADTRCGCKPGWFVECQVSQCVSSSPFYCQPCLDCRALHRHTRLLCSRRDTDCGTCLPGFYEHGDGCVSCPTSTLGSCPERCAAVCGWRQSRWCAGNASGRTGMGRGEAGEGGLPPNTHQLLSVFWVQVLLAGLVVPLLLGATLTYTYRHCWPHKPMVTDEAGMEALTPPPATHLSPSDNAHTLLVPPDSSEKIRTVQLVGNSCTPGYPQTQEALYPQVTWSWDQLPNRALGPAPAPTLLPESPVGSPAMMLQPGPQLYDVMDAVPARRWKEFVRTLGLREAEIEAVEVEIGRFRDQQYEMLKRWRQQQPAGLGAVYAALERMGLDGCAEDLRSRLQRGP, from the exons ATGGCTGGGGGCGCGGAGGCGGAGAAAGAAGTCACTTGCCCTGGTTCTACCTTGAAGTGGTTCTCAGGGTTGGGGCGAGAGTCGGGGTGGGGACCGGGATGCAGCTCCATCCTGTGTGCCTGGTCGCAGCAGGCAGCCCAGCGCTTCTCCTGTTCTCCTCGGCCTTTCCGCTGCTGCCAAATGAGTTCAGGTCTAGGCCGAGCCGAGGGGGCACCCGGTCGGACTCGGTTGGCCTCGGGCGGCCCCGCCTTCCCCCGCCCCCCAGGCGGGCCCTTCTCGACGGCGCGGGGCGGGCCCTGCGGGCGCGGGAGTGAAGGCGGAACCACGACGGGCGGAGCGCACGGAGCCGGGAAGCCCCTGGGCCCCCGTCGGAGGGCCGAGCGCGGCGCCGAGGGCCATGGAGCAGCGGCCGCGGGGCTCCGCAGCGGTGGCAGCGGTGTCTACG GGCACTACCTGAAGGCCCCTTGCACGGAGCCCTGTGGCAACTCCACCTGCCTTATGTGTCCCCAAGATACCTTCTTGGCCTGGGAGAACCACCATAATTCTGAATGTGCCCGCTGCCAAGCCTGTGATGAGCAGG CCTCCCAGGTGGCGCTGGAGAACTGTTCAGCTGTGGCCGACACCCGCTGTGGCTGTAAGCCAGGCTGGTTTGTGGAGTGCCAGGTCAGCCAATGTGTCAGCAGTTCACCCTTCTACTGCCAACCATGCCTAGACTGCAGGGCCCTGCACCGCCACACACGGCTACTCT GTTCTCGCAGAGATACTGACTGTGGGACCTGCCTGCCTGGCTTCTATGAACACGGCGATGGCTGCGTGTCCTGCCCCAC GAGCACCCTGGGGAGCTGTCCAGAGCGCTGTGCCGCTGTCTGTGGCTGGAGGCAGAGTAGGTGGTGTGCTGGGAATGCGAGTGGGAGAACTGGGATGGGCCGAGGGGAGGCGGGTGAGGGGGGGCTACCACCCAACACCCACCAGCTGCTTTCAGTGTTCTGGGTCCAGGTGCTCCTGGCTGGCCTTGTGGTTCCCCTCCTGCTTGGGGCCACCCTGACCTACACATACCGCCACTGCTGGCCTCACAAGCCCATGGTTACTG ATGAAGCTGGGATGGAGGCTCTGACCCCACCACCG GCCACCCATCTGTCACCCTCCGACAATGCCCACACCCTTCTAGTACCTCCTGACAGCAGTGAGAAGATCCGCACCGTCCAGTTGGTGGGCAACAGCTGTACCCCTGGCTACCCCCAGACCCAGGAGGCGCTCTACCCGCAGGTGACTTGGTCCTGGGACCAGTTGCCCAACAGAGCTCTTG GCCCCGCTCCCGCGCCCACACTCTTGCCGGAGTCCCCAGTCGGCTCGCCCGCCATGATGCTGCAGCCGGGCCCGCAGCTCTACGACGTGATGGACGCTGTGCCAGCGCGGCGCTGGAAGGAGTTCGTGCGCACGCTGGGGCTGCGCGAGGCGGAGATCGAAGCCGTGGAGGTGGAGATCGGCCGCTTCCGAGACCAGCAGTACGAGATGCTCAAGCGCTGGCGCCAGCAGCAGCCCGCGGGCCTGGGCGCCGTCTACGCGGCCCTGGAGCGCATGGGGCTGGACGGCTGCGCAGAGGACTTGCGCAGCCGCCTGCAGCGCGGCCCGTGA
- the TNFRSF25 gene encoding tumor necrosis factor receptor superfamily member 25 isoform X8, with translation MAGGAEAEKEVTCPGSTLKWFSGLGRESGWGPGCSSILCAWSQQAAQRFSCSPRPFRCCQMSSGLGRAEGAPGRTRLASGGPAFPRPPGGPFSTARGGPCGRGSEGGTTTGGAHGAGKPLGPRRRAERGAEGHGAAAAGLRSGGSGVYGHYLKAPCTEPCGNSTCLMCPQDTFLAWENHHNSECARCQACDEQASQVALENCSAVADTRCGCKPGWFVECQVSQCVSSSPFYCQPCLDCRALHRHTRLLCSRRDTDCGTCLPGFYEHGDGCVSCPTSTLGSCPERCAAVCGWRQSRWCAGNASGRTGMGRGEAGEGGLPPNTHQLLSVFWVQVLLAGLVVPLLLGATLTYTYRHCWPHKPMVTDEAGMEALTPPPYLLTAVRRSAPSSWWATAVPLATPRPRRRSTRR, from the exons ATGGCTGGGGGCGCGGAGGCGGAGAAAGAAGTCACTTGCCCTGGTTCTACCTTGAAGTGGTTCTCAGGGTTGGGGCGAGAGTCGGGGTGGGGACCGGGATGCAGCTCCATCCTGTGTGCCTGGTCGCAGCAGGCAGCCCAGCGCTTCTCCTGTTCTCCTCGGCCTTTCCGCTGCTGCCAAATGAGTTCAGGTCTAGGCCGAGCCGAGGGGGCACCCGGTCGGACTCGGTTGGCCTCGGGCGGCCCCGCCTTCCCCCGCCCCCCAGGCGGGCCCTTCTCGACGGCGCGGGGCGGGCCCTGCGGGCGCGGGAGTGAAGGCGGAACCACGACGGGCGGAGCGCACGGAGCCGGGAAGCCCCTGGGCCCCCGTCGGAGGGCCGAGCGCGGCGCCGAGGGCCATGGAGCAGCGGCCGCGGGGCTCCGCAGCGGTGGCAGCGGTGTCTACG GGCACTACCTGAAGGCCCCTTGCACGGAGCCCTGTGGCAACTCCACCTGCCTTATGTGTCCCCAAGATACCTTCTTGGCCTGGGAGAACCACCATAATTCTGAATGTGCCCGCTGCCAAGCCTGTGATGAGCAGG CCTCCCAGGTGGCGCTGGAGAACTGTTCAGCTGTGGCCGACACCCGCTGTGGCTGTAAGCCAGGCTGGTTTGTGGAGTGCCAGGTCAGCCAATGTGTCAGCAGTTCACCCTTCTACTGCCAACCATGCCTAGACTGCAGGGCCCTGCACCGCCACACACGGCTACTCT GTTCTCGCAGAGATACTGACTGTGGGACCTGCCTGCCTGGCTTCTATGAACACGGCGATGGCTGCGTGTCCTGCCCCAC GAGCACCCTGGGGAGCTGTCCAGAGCGCTGTGCCGCTGTCTGTGGCTGGAGGCAGAGTAGGTGGTGTGCTGGGAATGCGAGTGGGAGAACTGGGATGGGCCGAGGGGAGGCGGGTGAGGGGGGGCTACCACCCAACACCCACCAGCTGCTTTCAGTGTTCTGGGTCCAGGTGCTCCTGGCTGGCCTTGTGGTTCCCCTCCTGCTTGGGGCCACCCTGACCTACACATACCGCCACTGCTGGCCTCACAAGCCCATGGTTACTG ATGAAGCTGGGATGGAGGCTCTGACCCCACCACCG TACCTCCTGACAGCAGTGAGAAGATCCGCACCGTCCAGTTGGTGGGCAACAGCTGTACCCCTGGCTACCCCCAGACCCAGGAGGCGCTCTACCCGCAGGTGA